Genomic DNA from Haloplanus aerogenes:
ATGGTGCGGATCGGCCACGCCGTCGGCCTGCTGTGCCTCCTGTTCATCCTGCCGATCCTCCCCTTCATCGCCGTCGCAGCCGCCGTCTCGGCGCTCGTCCGACCCGACGCCGAGACGCCCGAGCCGACCTATCGCCCGGACTGGGCGGAGTAGGGGCGCAGCGTCGACACCCGCGCGTTCTCCTTCAGGTAGAGGCCGCCGTCGCTCACCGAGAGCGGCATCCGCGGGAGCGACGTGACAACCCGCGTCGGGTGTGACGCTCCCCGTTCCAGCACCGCCTCGCGGGTCTGGAGGAGGAGTGGCCGATCCGTCGCCAGCGATTCGTTGTAGGTGAGCAGGTACGTCCCGCTATCGAGGTGCCACCACTCGTAGTCGTCTTCGGGCCGCCGCTTGCGGGTCTCGTGGGACCGCATCCGCGCGGGTTCGAGTTCGCCGCCCCCGAAGTCGACTCGCCCCGCCTCGTCGACGACGGACACCTCGCTCACGGTGAGATCGATCCCCGTGTCGTGGACCTGCGTCTCCTCGTGCAGGAGGCCGTCGACCGCGGTCAGCAGGTCGGTACTGGCGTCGCTCATGGGGGGCTAGTGGGTCGCAGGTGACAAAAATCCCGGCTCGCTAGTGGTCGTGATCGTGGTCGGCGTGCCCGCCGTCGCCAGCCACCAGCGCGTCGGAGTCGCCGTCGATCATGTCCATGTTCTTCAGGTTGTCCCGTTCCTCGAAGTCCTCGACGGCGTCGAGGACGTCCTCCTGAGTGAGCGTCGTGCGCTCCTCGGTGAGCGCTTCCAGCACCGCCTCGCGGAGGACCATCCGGAGGTCGCTCCCAGTGAGCCCCTCGGTCCGGTCGGCCACTTCGTCCGGGTCGAACTCGGCGATGTCCATCCGTCGCGTGATGACGTGGAGGATGTCGGAGCGCATCCCCCGGTCCGGCTTGGGGAAGTTGACGATTTCGTCGAAGCGGCGCCACGCCGCGGCGTCGAGTTGATCGGGGTGGTTGGTCGCGCCGATCAGGAGCACCTCGTCCCGGATGAGGCTGATGTCGTCGATGCTCTTGAGCAGCGTGTTGACCGCGCGCTTGAGCGCCGCGTGTTCGTCCGAGCGGCGGGTCTTGGCGACGGAGTCGAACTCGTCGATAAAGAGGATACACGGCGAGAGCCGCTTGGCCACCTCGAAGGTCTTCTCGACGTTTTTCGCCGTCTCGCCGAGGTACTGGCTGGTGATCATCGATAGCTTCACCTCGACGAACGGCAGGCCAAGTTCGTGCGCGAGCGCGCGAGAGGCGGTCGTTTTGCCCGTCCCCGGCGGCCCGACGAAGAGGAGTTTGCCGATCTCACGAAGGCCGATCTCCGCGAGGTACTCGCGGTGTTCGATGGCCTTGACGATCTTCTGAATCTCCCCTTCCTGATCCGCGGTGAGGACGAGGTCGTCGAGCGTCATCTCGATCTCCTCGGGGGCGCGAACCTGCACGAGATCGAGCATCTCGGCGTCGTCGTCCTCGTCGAAGTAGGCGTCGAGCAGGCTGTCGATCCAGACGCGGTCGGCGTGGATCGGGCGGGTCTGTTCGCGCGCCTCCGCGAGCGTCACGTCCACGTCGTCGCGGTCCTCGACCACCGACGCGAGCGTGGGGTTGGTCGCCAGTCGGTCGCGGTCGGCCCGTTCGACCACCCAGTCGATCGCCATGTCGGGCTGGGTGAGGGAGATGCGGCCGGAGAAGTTCTCCTTCTCGGTAAAGAGCAGGTCGGAGATCGCCTCCCAGGGGTGTTCGACGCCCGTCGCCTGTCGGGCGGTGCGCTCGGTCACGACGAGGGGGCGCTCGATCCCGCCCGCGACCTCGTCGTCCTCGGTTTCGGTTTCGTCGTCTTCGTCGGCCCAGAACACGCGCCGATAGCGTGGCGGCAGATCGTTCTCGTCGAGGCTCCGATCGTCCGTGTAGACGTGCGCAGTCAGCAGGAACTCGACGACTTCGAGAGCCGGGTCACTCATCCCTCCGCTATTCTCGTGGCAACCGTTTAAGACCGTCGGATTCGGGGACGACTCCGCTGTGGACGACGGCTGCCGCTCCTCACTCCTCGGGATGGGCGAACGACAGCGCCTCCATCACGGACTCGTTGTCGCCGATGAAGGTGATGCGATCGCCGCGTTCGAGCGTACAACTCCCGTCCGGCACGATGGTCTCGTCGTTCCGGGTGACCAGCGCGATCAGACATCGCGGCGGGAGTTTCGGACCGATCTCCGAGATGCTCTTCCCGACGAGTTCGTCGGACGTGACTTCGATCTCCTGCACTTCGCCCTCGTGACCGATCTCGCTCATCCAGTTGACGAGCGACGGCCGCTCGATGTAGTCGTCGAAGGCCATCGCCGTCGCGTCGACGGAGGAGATGGCGCGGACGCCGAGGTCCTCGAACGCGTCGACGTTGTCGGGGTTGTTCACGCGGGCGAGGATGGTCTCGGGCGAGAACTTCGAGTCGGCGAGCTGTGCCACGAGGAGGTTCACGTCGTCGTC
This window encodes:
- a CDS encoding dCTP deaminase/dUTPase family protein, encoding MSDASTDLLTAVDGLLHEETQVHDTGIDLTVSEVSVVDEAGRVDFGGGELEPARMRSHETRKRRPEDDYEWWHLDSGTYLLTYNESLATDRPLLLQTREAVLERGASHPTRVVTSLPRMPLSVSDGGLYLKENARVSTLRPYSAQSGR
- a CDS encoding ATP-binding protein, whose product is MSDPALEVVEFLLTAHVYTDDRSLDENDLPPRYRRVFWADEDDETETEDDEVAGGIERPLVVTERTARQATGVEHPWEAISDLLFTEKENFSGRISLTQPDMAIDWVVERADRDRLATNPTLASVVEDRDDVDVTLAEAREQTRPIHADRVWIDSLLDAYFDEDDDAEMLDLVQVRAPEEIEMTLDDLVLTADQEGEIQKIVKAIEHREYLAEIGLREIGKLLFVGPPGTGKTTASRALAHELGLPFVEVKLSMITSQYLGETAKNVEKTFEVAKRLSPCILFIDEFDSVAKTRRSDEHAALKRAVNTLLKSIDDISLIRDEVLLIGATNHPDQLDAAAWRRFDEIVNFPKPDRGMRSDILHVITRRMDIAEFDPDEVADRTEGLTGSDLRMVLREAVLEALTEERTTLTQEDVLDAVEDFEERDNLKNMDMIDGDSDALVAGDGGHADHDHDH